One part of the Trichomycterus rosablanca isolate fTriRos1 chromosome 25, fTriRos1.hap1, whole genome shotgun sequence genome encodes these proteins:
- the abhd4 gene encoding (Lyso)-N-acylphosphatidylethanolamine lipase, which produces MQDENELEQNSENWSWWPSWRPTSMSLLKSCEAKILACIQNDVWSRFVTLPNQNRIWTLTVTNKAAHKTSDQASQMPLVMVHGFGGGVGLWVRNLDALSRSRPVYTFDLLGFGRSSRPAFPNDASLAEEQFVSSIEQWRQSMGLERMILLGHSLGGYLASSYSIQYPERVSHLILVDPWGFPERPQVQQDGSSGQNSEIKRPGPPRWVKAAASVLSYFNPLAIVRLAGPWGPGLVKRFRPDFRSKFEDLFDDNTMAEYLYHCNAQTPSGEVGFRAMCESLGWAKKPMIKRVNLLPPSMPITLVYGARSWVDSNSGTHVANIRGQSPTQVVLIDDASHHVYADQPDKFNQVVENICNTEQ; this is translated from the exons ATGCAGGACGAGAATGAATTAGA GCAAAACTCCGAAAACTGGTCCTGGTGGCCATCTTGGCGGCCGACATCTATGTCTCTGCTGAAGAGTTGTGAAGCCAAAATTCTTGCCT GTATACAGAATGACGTGTGGTCCCGATTTGTAACGCTGCCCAATCAAAACAGAATATGGACCCTCACTGTGACCAACAAAGCAGCACACAAAACTTCAGACCAAG CCTCTCAAATGCCTCTTGTGATGGTCCATGGCTTTGGAGGAGGAGTTGGTCTGTGGGTCCGAAACCTGGACGCACTCAGTCGCTCACGGCCCGTCTACACCTTCGACCTGCTTGGTTTTGGGAGGAGTTCCCGCCCTGCATTTCCTAATGATGCCTCGTTAGCCGAAGAGCAGTTTGTCAGCTCTATAGAGCAATGGAGGCAAAGCATGGGTTTGGAGCGTATGATCCTTCTGGGCCACAGCCTTGGAGGTTACCTGGCATCATCATATTCCATCCAGTACCCTGAAAG AGTGAGTCACCTCATCCTGGTAGATCCCTGGGGCTTCCCAGAGAGACCTCAGGTTCAGCAGGATGGGTCATCTGGTCAGAATTCAGAAATCAAAAGACCAGGTCCTCCACGCTGGGTGAAAGCAGCCGCATCTGTATTGAGCTATTTCAACCCTCTGGCCATCGTCAGATTAGCAGGACCGTGGG GTCCAGGGCTTGTAAAAAGATTTCGGCCTGATTTTAGAAGCAAGTTTGAGGACCTGTTTGATGATAACACTATGGCGGAGTATCTGTATCACTGTAATGCTCAAACACCCAG TGGTGAGGTTGGATTCAGAGCCATGTGTGAATCACTGGGCTGGGCAAAGAAACCCATGATAAAAAGAGTAAACCTGCTGCCGCCCTCGATGCCCATCACGCTGGTTTATGGTGCACGCTCCTGGGTGGACAGCAACAGCGGGACACATGTTGCCAACATCAGAGGGCAGAGCCCCACACAGGTGGTG TTGATCGATGATGCTTCTCATCACGTATATGCAGACCAACCTGACAAGTTCAACCAAGTAGTGGAGAACATCTGCAACACTGAACAATGA
- the LOC134302637 gene encoding dolichyl-diphosphooligosaccharide--protein glycosyltransferase subunit DAD1-like produces MLKSILAVLSRLIEEYKTGTPAKIKLIDAYLLYILITGVVEFLYCLLVGTFPFNSFLSGFISCVGSFTLAVCLRIQVNPQNKDQFISVSPERAFGDFLFASTILHLVVVNFIG; encoded by the exons ATGTTGAAGTCAATTCTCGCAGTCTTGTCTCGTTTAATTGAGGAATATAAAACGGGAACTCCGGCAAAAATCAAACTCATAGATGCATATctgctttatattttaataacaggAGTGGTTGAGTTCCTGTACTGTTTACTGGTGGGAACATTCCCATTCAACAGCTTTCTGTCGGGCTTTATTTCCTGTGTTGGCTCGTTCACTCTGGCAG TATGCCTACGCATCCAGGTCAACCCTCAAAACAAAGATCAGTTCATTTCTGTGTCACCAGAACGGGCCTTTGGTGACTTCCTGTTTGCCAGTACCATTCTCCATCTGGTGGTGGTCAATTTTATTGGCTAA